In Papio anubis isolate 15944 chromosome 20, Panubis1.0, whole genome shotgun sequence, the genomic window TGGTGGAATGTGGTGTTCTTTGCACTTTCTCCCGGCAGAATACGATCGGGATGTTTATTTAGTTGGGCCTTTGTCCACCTGGTGGTCAGGTGGTTCGGCAGGATAAGCCAAGCTGCACCTCATATTTCCCCACTTGACAAAAGACCTGCAAAATAGTGGGGGGCTCACAAAATGGTTGCAGTTTGGACTAAAACTTATCTGTAGGGTAGCCATTTTGTTGTAGCATTGTCCCCTGCCTGGAGGACGCCAAGAACCTGCCCTGCATCACGCtgaggaaacaagaaaaagaggtggccgggcacggtggctcgcttgtaatcccagtacttgggaggctcgGTGACTGGCGATCACGGTCAGGAGATCGGCACCATCCTGGGCCAACACGCGGACGGTCACGCCGcagcccgcctgtaatcccagcacttctggaggccgagacgcatggaTCAACAGGTCAgtggagatccagaccatcctactgacacggtgaaaccccgccctacTCAAACAAAACCAGCCACAGGTATGGGCGCTTGTGAACCAGCcaccgaggctgaggcaaggagaacggcggaaacccgggaggctgagctgcagtgagctggtgatcccgccactgcactccagcctagcagaGAGACTCCGgctctaaaaatacagaaaaaactggggccgggcgcaggTGGCAGGCTgcctctgcagtcccagctactcgggaggctgaggcagtgagaacggctgaaacccgggaggcggagcttgctgtgagctttgtgatccgccactgcacccagcctggcgagCTGCAtctgcccaaaaaaaaaaaaaaaaaaagaaaagaaaagaaaagaaaagagaggtgaTTATCCTCATGAAGGGGTCGGGAGATGGGAGTGAAATTCTCAGCTCTGAAAATCTCAGAAGAACCTAGTGGAGCCAGAACAGAGGAAGGCCACAAAGCCCAACAGTGAGCTGCGCCTTTAGAGGAACCCAAGAAGATTAAAGCCTCGTTTTCCTCCTTCCTTGATTTCTAGTGTCTCCCAAGAGTTGCGTTGGGTGAATCCAACAGTGGAGCAGAGGATAATAGAGTCAGTGGGTGCACCCATAGATGTTAGCGCTTCTCAGCGACCTAATCCCCGTTCTCGAGGGCCAGTTGCGTGGAAAGAGTGGGCCTCCGTGGAGGCGCCACCGGAATGTATCCAGACCCCCTTGTTCTGCAACCTGAAAAGGCCACTCTTGCACCCGGCTCCCCAGGCCCAATTGCAGCGGCGGCACACAGGCCTGGCTGAGGGCTAGCAACCCACGCCCGGTTGCCATGGAGACGTCGGCACCTGCGCAGCCCAAGACCCCCGAGCGGCGGTGCGGGAGCCAGTGCGCAGGCGCGCGCTGCGACGCCAGCCTTGGCTCCGCGCAGCTAACAGGATCGAGGCTGGACGCCGCGTGACCCGCCCGGGCCTGAGTGGGGGCGGACGGCGCCTTCTTGGTCCTTTTTGCCTCTAACAGCGGCGCTGGGGTAGCCGGAGCCAGCGACTGGGAAACAGCTGCATTCCGGCTGCCCCTCCTTGGCCTGGCTGGGCGGTCAGAGGCTGGGCTGCCAAGTAAGTCCGGGCTGGGCAGGCGGAGCGTCAGGCCCCGGGGAGGGACCGAGAGCCTTTTGCTGCAGATTCTGGGACACGTGTGAGCACCGGGGTCTGGGTTGGGGAGGAGGGTGTTGGGAAAGCGCGAGGCCTCCTGCAGGCCAGCCGCGGAGGGGGCAGCTAGGATCTGTGAGCTTGGCCATCTTTCTGGAAACCTGACCTCGCTCCCTTTTCACCTTGCAGGATTACTGTTTTTGGGGACCGCTGCAGCCCACGCCCACCTAATAGACTCTTTACTACACGTAGTAGGGTCAAAGCCGCTAAATGTCCAAGACCATGGCGATGAACCTTCTGGAGGATTGGTGCAGGGGAATGGAAGTGGACATCCACAGGTCCTTGTTGGTCACAGGCATCCCAGAGGACTGTGGCCACGCAGAAATTGAGGAGACCTTGAATGGGGTCCTCTCCCCACTGGGCCCGTACCGCGTGCTCAACAAAATTTTTGTGAGGGAAGAGAATGTTAAAGCTGCCCTCATTGAGGTTGGTGAAGGTGTGAATCTGAGCACCATCCCCCGTGAATTCCCAGGAAGGGGTGGTGTCTGGAGAGTGGTCTGTAGAGACCCTACCCAGGatgctgagtttttaaaaaatctgaatgaaTTCCTGGATGCCGAGGGACGCACCTGGGAGGATGTGGTCCGCCTGCTCCAGCTCAACCACCCCACACTGTCCCAGAACCAGCATCAGCCGCCAGAGAACTGGGCAGAAGCTTTGGGGGTGCTTCTGGGAGCGGTGGTACAGATCATCTTCTGCATGGATGCTGAGATCCGCAGCCGGGAGGAAGCCAGGGCCCACGAGGCCGCTGAGTTCGAGGAGATGACAGCCTGGGCTTTAGCAGCAGGGAGGAAGGTCAAGAAAGAACCGGGGCTTGCAACAGAGGTGGGTTCTGCCTTAAAGACGGAGAACCCCAACAACTGGAATGCCACGGAAGACCAGCATGACCCTCCCAAACCTTTGGTTCGCAAGGCTGGAGCTAAGACTCGCTCCAGgagaaagaagcagaggaagaacCCCAAGCAGGAAGCAGTGCCCTGGAAAAAACCCAAAGGCATCAATTCCAACAGCACAGCCGACTTGGAGGATCCTGAGGCGGGTGATGCTGAAAGCATGGCAATCTCAGAGCCGATCAAGGGCAGCAGAAAGCCCTGTGTGAAGCAGGAGGAGTTGGCTT contains:
- the PNMA8A gene encoding paraneoplastic antigen-like protein 8A, giving the protein MSKTMAMNLLEDWCRGMEVDIHRSLLVTGIPEDCGHAEIEETLNGVLSPLGPYRVLNKIFVREENVKAALIEVGEGVNLSTIPREFPGRGGVWRVVCRDPTQDAEFLKNLNEFLDAEGRTWEDVVRLLQLNHPTLSQNQHQPPENWAEALGVLLGAVVQIIFCMDAEIRSREEARAHEAAEFEEMTAWALAAGRKVKKEPGLATEVGSALKTENPNNWNATEDQHDPPKPLVRKAGAKTRSRRKKQRKNPKQEAVPWKKPKGINSNSTADLEDPEAGDAESMAISEPIKGSRKPCVKQEELALKKPMAKCAWKGPREPPQDARAEAESPGGASESDQDGGHESPPKKKAMAWVSAKNPMRKKKKVSLGPVSYVLVDSEDGRKKPVMPKKGPGSRREASVQKAPRGQQSAEATASTSRDLKAKPEGSPRRATNESRKV